Proteins from a genomic interval of Lysobacter arenosi:
- the pgsA gene encoding CDP-diacylglycerol--glycerol-3-phosphate 3-phosphatidyltransferase: MKLTVPTMLTLLRILLIPVLVLVFYLPFKWTNFAAAFIFAFASITDWLDGWIARRYNQYSAFGAFLDPVADKLMVAVALLLTVQKHPTVWMALWAAVIIGREIAVSALREWMAELGQRATVKVAGIGKIKTIVQMVALVCLLYQEPFAGINVFMVGEWLLAAAALLTLWSGLLYLRAAWPVLREDARS, encoded by the coding sequence ATGAAGTTGACGGTACCGACCATGCTGACCCTGCTGCGGATCCTGCTGATCCCGGTGCTGGTGCTGGTGTTCTATTTGCCGTTCAAGTGGACGAACTTCGCTGCGGCTTTCATCTTCGCGTTCGCGTCGATCACCGACTGGCTCGATGGCTGGATCGCGCGACGCTACAACCAGTATTCCGCGTTCGGCGCATTCCTCGATCCGGTGGCCGACAAGCTGATGGTGGCAGTGGCGCTGTTGCTGACGGTTCAGAAGCATCCGACCGTGTGGATGGCGTTGTGGGCAGCAGTGATCATCGGCCGCGAAATTGCCGTTTCCGCGCTGCGCGAGTGGATGGCAGAGCTCGGCCAGCGCGCCACGGTCAAGGTCGCAGGTATCGGCAAGATCAAGACGATCGTGCAGATGGTGGCGCTGGTTTGCCTGCTGTATCAGGAGCCTTTCGCGGGCATCAATGTGTTCATGGTCGGCGAGTGGCTGCTGGCTGCGGCGGCATTGCTGACGTTGTGGTCCGGACTTTTGTATCTGCGAGCTGCATGGCCGGTCTTGCGCGAAGACGCGCGTTCATAG
- the uvrC gene encoding excinuclease ABC subunit UvrC — MSRAETTPFDGKAFIKKLSTAPGVYRMIAADDSVLYVGKAGVLKNRVSSYFNATPKSARIMTMLAQTARMEVTVTRTETEALILENELIKSLKPRYNVLLRDDKSYPYVLMTQEAWPRIAMHRGPRAIPGRYFGPYASVGAVRDSLNLMHKLFKLRSCEDSVFRNRSRPCLQHQIGRCSAPCVGMVPARDYAESVRRASLFLEGRSDELSDDLVKSMEAASVRLDFEEAARLRDLVASIRSVQARQYVDGRAADLDVLAIAMQGVAACVMLLAFRDGRNLGTRAFFPKTNGSDNPEEVLAAFVSQYYGEQQPPREIVLDRDIPDRELIEQALSSAGERKVQIRCNVRGERAGYLDMARRNAELSLSSERTSHAAQRARAEALRDMLAMDELPTRIECFDISHTMGEATVASCVVFDAEGPVRGQYRRYNIAGIEPGDDYAAMHQAIERRFRRAVEEGGVMPDVLLIDGGAGQVAQARAALDELGVKGVALVGVAKGPARRPGDEELLLPDGRTVHPGAESPALQLVQQVRDEAHRFAITGHRGRRQKARNTSRLEDIAGIGPRRRASLLRHFGGLGGLKAAGIEEIARVDGINDALAERIYATLHGLDTPDMNDTKSGARSEG, encoded by the coding sequence GTGAGCCGTGCCGAAACCACGCCGTTCGACGGCAAGGCGTTCATCAAGAAGCTGAGCACCGCGCCGGGCGTCTACCGGATGATCGCGGCCGACGACAGCGTGCTCTATGTCGGCAAGGCCGGCGTGCTCAAGAACCGCGTCTCCAGCTATTTCAACGCCACGCCGAAGTCGGCGCGGATCATGACCATGCTGGCGCAGACCGCGCGCATGGAAGTGACGGTCACCCGCACCGAAACCGAGGCGCTGATCCTCGAGAACGAGCTGATCAAGTCGCTCAAGCCGCGCTACAACGTGCTGCTGCGCGACGACAAGAGCTACCCGTACGTGCTGATGACCCAGGAAGCCTGGCCGCGCATCGCCATGCACCGCGGACCGCGCGCGATCCCGGGGCGCTACTTCGGGCCCTACGCCAGCGTCGGTGCGGTCCGCGATTCGCTCAACCTGATGCACAAGTTGTTCAAGCTGCGCAGCTGCGAGGACAGCGTCTTCCGCAACCGCTCGCGGCCCTGCCTGCAGCACCAGATCGGCCGTTGCAGCGCGCCATGCGTCGGCATGGTCCCTGCGCGCGACTACGCCGAGAGCGTGCGACGTGCCAGCCTGTTCCTGGAAGGCCGCAGCGACGAGCTCAGCGACGATCTGGTCAAGTCGATGGAAGCGGCCAGCGTGCGCCTGGATTTCGAGGAGGCCGCGCGCCTGCGCGACCTGGTCGCCTCGATCCGCAGCGTGCAGGCGCGGCAGTACGTCGACGGCCGTGCCGCCGACCTGGACGTGCTCGCGATTGCCATGCAGGGCGTGGCGGCCTGCGTGATGCTGCTGGCCTTCCGCGACGGTCGCAATCTCGGCACCCGGGCGTTCTTCCCCAAGACCAACGGCAGCGACAATCCCGAGGAAGTGCTGGCCGCATTCGTCTCGCAGTACTACGGCGAGCAGCAGCCACCGCGCGAAATCGTGCTCGACCGCGACATCCCCGATCGGGAGCTGATCGAGCAGGCGCTGTCGAGCGCCGGCGAGCGCAAGGTGCAGATCCGTTGCAATGTGCGCGGCGAGCGCGCCGGCTATCTGGACATGGCCAGGCGCAACGCCGAACTGTCGCTGTCGAGCGAGCGCACCAGCCACGCCGCCCAGCGTGCCCGCGCCGAAGCGCTGCGCGACATGCTCGCCATGGACGAACTTCCCACCCGCATCGAGTGCTTCGACATCAGCCACACCATGGGCGAGGCAACGGTCGCGTCGTGCGTGGTGTTCGATGCCGAAGGCCCCGTACGCGGCCAGTACCGACGCTACAACATCGCCGGCATCGAGCCCGGCGACGATTACGCGGCAATGCACCAGGCGATCGAGCGGCGGTTCCGCCGAGCGGTGGAGGAGGGCGGTGTGATGCCCGACGTCCTGCTGATCGACGGTGGCGCCGGCCAGGTCGCGCAGGCGCGCGCGGCCCTGGACGAGCTGGGGGTCAAGGGTGTGGCCCTGGTCGGCGTGGCCAAGGGCCCGGCCCGCCGCCCGGGCGACGAGGAGCTGCTGCTGCCCGATGGCCGCACCGTGCACCCCGGAGCCGAATCCCCGGCGCTTCAGCTGGTCCAGCAGGTCCGTGACGAAGCGCACCGTTTTGCCATCACCGGCCACCGCGGGCGCCGCCAGAAGGCCCGCAACACCAGCCGGCTGGAAGACATCGCCGGCATCGGACCGCGCCGGCGCGCCAGCCTGCTGCGGCACTTTGGCGGCCTGGGTGGCCTGAAAGCGGCGGGGATCGAGGAAATCGCGCGCGTGGACGGCATCAACGATGCCCTGGCCGAGCGTATCTATGCGACCCTGCACGGGCTGGACACACCTGACATGAACGACACGAAGAGCGGCGCGCGGAGCGAAGGATGA
- a CDS encoding low molecular weight protein-tyrosine-phosphatase, translating to MRLLVVCLGNICRSPVAEGVLRARIATSTLAGQVELDSAGTGDWHVGQPPDRRAIANAAGHGIDISGLRARQLAADDYQRFDWLLCADRANLRDVQARAPHGARARSALLLEWTGTEEGGEVPDPYTGGPAQFEHVFQLLDRAADGAIARLRHEYRL from the coding sequence ATCCGTTTGCTGGTCGTCTGCCTGGGCAACATCTGCCGCTCGCCGGTTGCCGAGGGTGTGCTGCGCGCGCGCATCGCCACCTCGACGCTGGCCGGGCAGGTCGAGCTGGATTCGGCCGGGACGGGCGACTGGCACGTCGGCCAGCCACCGGACCGTCGCGCGATAGCCAATGCCGCCGGGCACGGAATCGACATCTCCGGCCTGCGCGCGCGCCAGCTTGCCGCCGATGACTACCAGCGCTTCGACTGGCTGCTGTGCGCGGACCGCGCCAACCTGCGCGACGTCCAGGCGCGTGCCCCTCACGGCGCACGCGCCCGCAGCGCGCTCTTGCTGGAATGGACCGGAACGGAGGAGGGCGGCGAAGTGCCCGATCCCTACACCGGTGGCCCGGCGCAGTTCGAGCACGTATTCCAGTTGCTCGATCGCGCGGCCGACGGCGCCATCGCCAGGCTGCGGCACGAATACCGGTTGTAG
- the kdsB gene encoding 3-deoxy-manno-octulosonate cytidylyltransferase: MSKDFVVAIPARHAATRLPGKPLRLLAGEPLVLHVARRALAAGAREVWVAADDERIAAAIADCGVRVAMTSPDHASGTDRLAECARIAGWSDDTVVVNLQGDEPFAPAAGIRAVAALMHEGDSEMATLAAPVTDVETLLDPNAVKLVRAGNGNALYFSRAPIPWPRDAFARDRSSMPTQGEWLRHIGIYGYRAGFLQRFAALAPGRLEQIESLEQLRVLEAGYRIAVGITPEPFPPGVDTPEDLARAEAWIAAGRG, encoded by the coding sequence ATGAGCAAGGATTTCGTTGTCGCAATCCCGGCCCGGCATGCCGCCACCCGCCTGCCAGGCAAGCCGCTGCGCCTGCTGGCCGGCGAGCCGCTGGTGCTGCATGTGGCCCGCCGCGCTTTGGCGGCGGGCGCGCGCGAAGTCTGGGTTGCCGCTGATGACGAGCGGATCGCCGCGGCCATCGCCGACTGCGGCGTGCGCGTGGCCATGACCTCGCCCGATCACGCATCCGGCACCGACCGCCTCGCCGAGTGCGCACGCATTGCCGGCTGGAGCGACGACACCGTCGTGGTCAACCTGCAGGGCGACGAACCGTTCGCCCCGGCCGCCGGCATCCGTGCCGTGGCGGCGCTGATGCACGAAGGCGACAGCGAGATGGCGACGCTGGCCGCGCCGGTGACCGACGTCGAAACGCTGCTCGATCCCAACGCCGTCAAGCTGGTGCGTGCCGGCAACGGCAATGCCCTTTACTTCAGCCGCGCGCCGATTCCGTGGCCGCGCGATGCCTTCGCCCGCGACCGCAGCAGCATGCCGACGCAGGGCGAATGGTTGCGCCATATCGGCATCTACGGCTACCGCGCCGGGTTCCTGCAGCGATTCGCGGCGCTGGCGCCGGGACGGCTGGAGCAGATCGAATCGCTGGAGCAGTTGCGCGTGCTCGAAGCTGGCTACCGCATCGCGGTCGGGATCACGCCCGAGCCGTTCCCGCCCGGCGTCGACACGCCAGAGGACCTTGCCCGTGCCGAAGCCTGGATCGCCGCCGGCCGTGGCTGA
- the lpxK gene encoding tetraacyldisaccharide 4'-kinase produces the protein MSKRSSQTPAFWYDDVRVPLGARLLSAVYGSLSGLRRSLYLKGWLKRQHPGVPVIVVGNITAGGAGKTPLTISLVERLRAEGWSPGVASRGYGRDDSSAAMWVDFRSPADAAGDEPVLIAQRTGVRIRVDRDRAAAAKALAEAGCDLVICDDGLQHYKLARDIEIEVVDGRRRYGNGQLLPAGPLRELPERGARCDFRVVNVGAGGVGNGDTGFGEWPMRLLADQAQPMLGGRPRRLTSFSGQRVHAVAGIGDPERFFSMLRGFGIAVVPHAFADHHRYSAEDFEFGSRELPVLMTEKDAVKCTAFADDRHFSVPVRAELPEAFWVSLLDRLSGKARPYRNGAGANEGKLP, from the coding sequence ATGAGTAAACGGTCGTCGCAAACCCCGGCGTTCTGGTACGACGACGTGCGCGTGCCGCTTGGTGCGCGCCTGCTTTCGGCGGTCTACGGTTCACTCAGCGGACTGCGGCGCAGCCTGTACCTGAAGGGCTGGCTCAAGCGCCAGCATCCGGGCGTGCCGGTGATCGTGGTGGGCAACATCACCGCGGGTGGCGCCGGCAAGACGCCGCTGACCATTTCCCTGGTCGAGCGCCTGCGCGCCGAGGGCTGGAGTCCCGGTGTCGCCAGTCGTGGCTATGGCCGCGATGATTCCAGTGCGGCGATGTGGGTCGATTTCCGCAGTCCCGCCGATGCCGCCGGTGACGAACCGGTACTGATCGCGCAACGCACCGGCGTGCGCATCCGCGTCGACCGCGACCGCGCTGCCGCCGCAAAAGCTCTCGCCGAAGCCGGTTGCGACCTGGTCATCTGCGACGACGGCCTTCAGCACTACAAGCTCGCGCGCGACATCGAGATCGAAGTGGTCGACGGCCGCCGTCGCTACGGCAACGGCCAGCTGCTGCCGGCCGGACCGCTGCGCGAGTTGCCCGAGCGCGGTGCCCGCTGCGATTTCCGCGTGGTCAATGTCGGCGCCGGTGGCGTCGGCAATGGCGATACCGGCTTTGGCGAATGGCCGATGCGCCTGCTGGCCGACCAGGCCCAGCCGATGCTGGGCGGGCGTCCGCGCCGCCTGACCTCGTTCTCCGGCCAGCGCGTGCATGCGGTGGCGGGCATCGGCGACCCCGAGCGATTCTTCTCGATGCTGCGTGGGTTCGGCATCGCCGTGGTTCCGCACGCATTCGCCGACCATCATCGCTACAGCGCCGAGGACTTCGAGTTCGGCAGCCGCGAATTGCCGGTGCTGATGACCGAAAAGGACGCGGTGAAGTGCACTGCCTTCGCCGACGACCGTCACTTCAGCGTGCCGGTGCGGGCCGAGTTGCCGGAGGCGTTCTGGGTCTCGCTGCTCGATCGCCTGTCGGGCAAGGCACGCCCGTACCGCAACGGCGCCGGCGCGAACGAAGGGAAGCTTCCATGA
- the msbA gene encoding lipid A export permease/ATP-binding protein MsbA codes for MSDAPSPWSTYRRLQDFVSPYRGVLLVALLGMLIEAAAAGAFTWLMKPVVDETFINNNRKLSLLLPLAIVGIFVARGIAGYITDTFMARAGRSIARDLRVMVLGKYMRLPGLRFDTEPVASMLTRLGSDSDQVAQAAIDAAKVMLQQSLQVVAMMGVMLYYSWRVTLAILLLGPLLAWTMDTVGRRYRRIGHRIQESGAQLLQSADQALSNHQEVKVYGAQGAELERYSGQANHHLRLSLKVESTRSISSAVVQLMGAVGLALLLFFAGREAANGRLSAGDFVSLMTSMLAVIPALKQLTNVQGMLQRGVASAERLFDVLDTPDEIDTGRRPLDRAQGLLEFRDVTARYPGQAQPALSDISFVARPGTVTAIVGRSGSGKSTLIKLIPRFYDIEGGQILLDGHPLQDYRLQDLRRQIALVGQQVMLFDGTVAANVAYGELQHAGEPALEQAVRGANAMEFVERLPQGMHTEIGAKGGRLSGGQRQRLAIARAMLKDAPILILDEATAALDTESERLVQDALDHLMPNRTTLVIAHRLSTIEHADQVLVLDQGRIVERGTHSELLAHGGLYAHLHRMQFREAE; via the coding sequence GTGAGCGACGCCCCGTCGCCCTGGTCGACCTACCGCCGCCTGCAGGACTTCGTATCGCCGTATCGCGGGGTGCTGCTGGTAGCGCTGCTGGGCATGTTGATCGAAGCCGCCGCCGCCGGCGCCTTCACCTGGCTGATGAAGCCGGTGGTCGACGAGACCTTCATCAACAACAACCGCAAGCTGAGCCTGCTGCTGCCGCTGGCAATCGTCGGCATCTTCGTTGCCCGCGGCATCGCCGGTTACATCACCGACACCTTCATGGCGCGCGCCGGCCGCAGCATCGCCCGCGACCTGCGCGTGATGGTGCTGGGCAAGTACATGCGCCTGCCGGGCCTGCGCTTCGACACCGAGCCGGTCGCCTCGATGCTCACGCGCCTGGGCTCGGACAGCGACCAGGTCGCGCAGGCCGCGATCGACGCCGCCAAGGTGATGCTGCAGCAGTCGCTGCAGGTCGTGGCGATGATGGGCGTGATGCTCTACTACAGCTGGCGCGTGACCCTCGCCATCCTGCTGCTGGGCCCGCTGCTGGCGTGGACGATGGACACCGTCGGCCGTCGCTACCGCCGCATCGGCCATCGCATCCAGGAGAGCGGCGCGCAGTTGCTGCAGTCGGCCGACCAGGCGCTGTCGAACCACCAGGAAGTGAAGGTCTACGGCGCCCAGGGCGCCGAGCTTGAGCGTTATTCGGGCCAGGCCAACCACCACCTGCGCCTGAGCCTCAAGGTCGAATCCACGCGCAGCATCTCCTCGGCGGTGGTGCAGCTGATGGGCGCGGTCGGACTGGCGCTGCTGCTGTTCTTCGCCGGCCGCGAGGCCGCCAACGGCCGTCTCAGCGCGGGCGATTTCGTCAGCCTGATGACTTCGATGCTGGCAGTGATCCCGGCGCTGAAGCAGCTGACCAACGTGCAGGGCATGTTGCAGCGTGGCGTGGCTTCGGCCGAACGCCTGTTCGACGTGCTCGATACCCCGGACGAAATCGACACCGGTCGACGCCCGCTGGATCGCGCGCAGGGCCTGCTCGAATTCCGCGATGTCACCGCGCGTTATCCGGGCCAGGCACAGCCGGCGCTGTCGGACATCAGCTTCGTCGCACGCCCTGGCACGGTCACCGCGATCGTCGGCCGCTCCGGCAGCGGCAAGTCGACGCTGATCAAGCTCATCCCGCGCTTCTACGACATCGAAGGCGGGCAGATCCTGCTCGATGGCCATCCCTTGCAGGACTACCGCTTGCAGGACCTGCGTCGCCAGATCGCGCTGGTCGGCCAGCAGGTGATGCTGTTCGACGGCACGGTCGCCGCCAACGTCGCCTATGGCGAACTGCAGCATGCCGGCGAACCGGCGCTGGAGCAGGCGGTGCGCGGCGCCAACGCGATGGAGTTCGTCGAGCGCCTGCCGCAGGGCATGCACACCGAGATCGGCGCCAAGGGCGGCCGTCTTTCCGGTGGTCAGCGCCAGCGCCTGGCGATCGCGCGCGCGATGCTCAAGGACGCGCCGATCCTCATCCTCGACGAAGCCACCGCCGCGCTCGACACCGAGTCCGAGCGACTGGTGCAGGACGCGCTCGACCACCTGATGCCCAACCGCACCACGCTGGTCATCGCCCATCGCCTGTCGACGATCGAACATGCCGACCAGGTGCTGGTGCTCGACCAGGGACGCATCGTCGAACGCGGCACGCACAGCGAGCTGCTGGCGCACGGCGGTCTCTACGCCCATCTCCACCGCATGCAGTTCCGCGAGGCTGAATGA
- a CDS encoding ExbD/TolR family protein, protein MRIRDHRAFEDGLEINLVPLIDVILVLIIFFVVTATFDARSVLKLELPRATGEPASDTSKSLIVLVNADGRYFVDDREVLRSDVESLKATIAEVAGNDRDRPVMLRADARTPYQAVVTVYDALGQLGFRKVMNATAPQTREGAGGTAAGAGK, encoded by the coding sequence ATGCGTATCCGCGACCACCGCGCCTTCGAAGACGGCCTGGAGATCAACCTGGTTCCGTTGATCGACGTGATCCTGGTGCTGATCATCTTCTTCGTCGTCACCGCGACCTTCGACGCGCGCTCGGTGCTCAAGCTCGAGCTGCCGCGCGCCACCGGCGAGCCGGCAAGCGACACTTCCAAGTCGCTGATCGTGCTGGTCAACGCCGACGGCCGTTACTTCGTCGACGACCGCGAAGTGCTGCGCAGCGACGTCGAATCGCTCAAGGCCACCATCGCCGAAGTCGCCGGCAACGACCGCGACCGTCCGGTGATGCTGCGCGCCGACGCGCGCACGCCGTACCAGGCCGTGGTCACCGTCTATGACGCACTCGGGCAGCTGGGCTTTCGCAAGGTCATGAACGCAACCGCACCGCAGACACGCGAAGGCGCGGGTGGAACCGCCGCGGGGGCGGGCAAGTGA
- a CDS encoding MotA/TolQ/ExbB proton channel family protein, with product MLELVKAGGWPMIPLLLLSVLALTLIVERAWSLRRSVVLPPNLGKEVRTWAGSGKLDPAHIESLRKTSPLGELLAAALDVRLRPRDQIRERIEDVGRHLVHKMERYLNTLGTIAAAGPLLGLFGTVVGMIQMFLGILDHGIGDVNQLAGGIGKALVCTAAGMIVAIPALIAHRWFRGRIGEYIVSMEHEAIALMDTLDTRPAAVRTPQAA from the coding sequence GTGCTGGAACTGGTCAAGGCCGGCGGTTGGCCGATGATTCCCCTGTTGTTGCTGTCGGTACTGGCCCTGACGCTGATCGTCGAGCGCGCCTGGTCGCTGCGTCGCAGCGTGGTGCTGCCACCCAACCTGGGCAAGGAAGTGCGGACCTGGGCGGGCAGCGGCAAGCTCGACCCGGCGCACATCGAGTCGCTGCGCAAGACCTCTCCCCTGGGCGAGCTGCTGGCGGCCGCGCTGGATGTCCGCCTGCGCCCGCGCGACCAGATCCGCGAGCGCATCGAGGATGTCGGCCGCCATCTGGTCCACAAGATGGAGCGCTACCTCAACACCCTCGGCACGATCGCCGCGGCCGGCCCGCTGCTGGGCCTGTTCGGCACCGTCGTGGGCATGATCCAGATGTTCCTGGGCATCCTCGACCATGGCATCGGCGACGTGAACCAGCTCGCCGGCGGCATCGGCAAGGCGCTGGTCTGCACCGCCGCCGGCATGATCGTGGCGATCCCGGCGCTGATCGCGCACCGCTGGTTCCGTGGCCGCATCGGCGAGTACATCGTTTCGATGGAGCACGAAGCCATCGCCCTGATGGACACGCTCGACACGCGCCCGGCCGCCGTGCGCACGCCGCAGGCCGCCTGA
- the lolD gene encoding lipoprotein-releasing ABC transporter ATP-binding protein LolD codes for MSEINNQKHTGESIRAEGLAMTYAEGKLRTPVFEGLQLSVHSGETVAILGASGAGKSTLLHLLGGLDTPTAGEVFVAGQQMSSLSDAARGALRNRALGFVYQFHHLLPEFTALENVMLPVLLSGAHVADASKSAQALLESVGLGHRLEHKPGELSGGERQRAAVARALVNRPACVLGDEPTGNLDEKTAQTVFEIMLALNREQHTSLVLVTHDRRLARRLDRVLELHEGKLRELSHDEV; via the coding sequence ATGAGTGAGATCAACAACCAGAAGCACACGGGCGAGTCGATCCGGGCCGAGGGCCTGGCGATGACCTATGCCGAAGGCAAGCTGCGCACGCCCGTGTTCGAAGGGCTGCAGCTGTCGGTGCATTCGGGCGAGACGGTGGCGATCCTGGGCGCATCCGGCGCCGGCAAGAGCACGTTGCTGCACCTGCTCGGCGGACTCGACACGCCCACCGCCGGTGAAGTGTTCGTGGCCGGGCAGCAGATGAGCTCGCTGTCGGACGCGGCGCGCGGCGCGCTGCGCAATCGCGCGCTCGGCTTCGTCTACCAGTTCCATCACCTTCTGCCCGAGTTCACCGCTCTGGAGAACGTGATGTTGCCGGTGCTGCTGTCCGGTGCGCATGTTGCGGACGCTTCCAAAAGCGCACAGGCGCTGCTGGAGTCCGTCGGCCTGGGTCATCGCCTGGAGCACAAGCCCGGCGAGTTGTCCGGTGGCGAGCGCCAGCGCGCAGCCGTCGCGCGTGCGCTGGTCAATCGCCCGGCCTGCGTGCTCGGCGACGAGCCCACCGGCAACCTCGACGAGAAGACCGCGCAGACGGTGTTCGAAATCATGCTCGCGCTCAACCGCGAGCAGCACACCAGCCTGGTGCTGGTGACCCACGATCGCCGCCTCGCACGGCGCCTGGATCGCGTGCTCGAACTGCACGAAGGCAAGCTGCGTGAGCTGAGCCACGACGAGGTGTAA
- a CDS encoding lipoprotein-releasing ABC transporter permease subunit codes for MFKPIPVAIGLRYLRAKRRNGFISFISLASIAGIALGVTALITTLAVMSGFQREIRDRMLQMAAHATVSAYGEPLTGWQQAVNTAVADARVAGAAPYIEKEALLSGARNQPAMVRAVLPDQEGKVSVLAEKMVQGKLDSLQRGTFNIVLGKELALWLGVGIGDSVVMTTSDFRSTPLGAVPQLKRFTVSGIFEAGYNEYDKGLAVVNMHDMQRLLRMGDGVTGVRLRLHDMDKAWDVARDLAVNLGGPYRVSDWTSENANMFRALKMEKTIMAILLSLIIAMGAFNLVSSQVMLVTDKQADIAILRTLGLTPRGVMQVFVVQGTLIGVIGTVIGVIGGIVLTLNLEHILKAIEAVVGLQLLPEDVYYITGLPTELQTSDVVIIAAVALAMAFMATIYPAWRAARTAPAEALRYE; via the coding sequence ATGTTCAAACCCATCCCAGTGGCCATAGGCCTGCGCTACCTCCGGGCCAAGCGCCGCAACGGTTTCATCTCCTTCATTTCCCTGGCGTCCATCGCCGGCATCGCGCTGGGCGTCACGGCGCTGATCACCACCCTGGCGGTGATGAGCGGCTTCCAGCGCGAGATCCGCGACCGGATGCTGCAGATGGCGGCACACGCCACGGTCAGCGCCTATGGCGAACCACTGACCGGGTGGCAGCAGGCGGTCAACACCGCCGTGGCCGACGCGCGCGTGGCCGGTGCCGCTCCCTACATCGAGAAGGAGGCGTTGCTGTCGGGTGCGCGCAACCAGCCTGCCATGGTGCGGGCCGTGTTGCCGGACCAGGAGGGCAAGGTGTCGGTGCTCGCCGAGAAGATGGTGCAGGGCAAGCTCGACTCGCTGCAGCGCGGGACCTTCAACATCGTGCTGGGCAAAGAGTTGGCGCTGTGGCTTGGCGTCGGCATCGGCGACAGCGTGGTGATGACCACCAGCGATTTCCGCAGCACGCCATTGGGCGCCGTGCCGCAGCTCAAGCGCTTCACCGTCAGCGGCATCTTCGAGGCTGGCTACAACGAGTACGACAAGGGCCTGGCCGTCGTCAACATGCACGACATGCAGCGCCTGCTGCGCATGGGTGACGGCGTCACCGGCGTGCGCCTGCGCCTGCACGACATGGACAAGGCCTGGGACGTCGCCCGCGACCTCGCGGTGAACCTGGGCGGCCCGTACCGGGTCAGCGACTGGACCAGCGAGAACGCCAACATGTTCCGGGCGCTGAAGATGGAGAAGACCATCATGGCGATCCTGCTGTCGCTGATCATCGCGATGGGCGCCTTCAACCTGGTCAGCTCGCAGGTGATGCTGGTGACCGACAAGCAGGCCGACATCGCGATCCTGCGCACGCTCGGCCTGACCCCGCGCGGCGTCATGCAGGTATTCGTGGTGCAGGGCACGCTGATCGGCGTGATCGGCACCGTGATCGGCGTGATCGGCGGCATCGTCCTGACGCTCAACCTGGAACACATCCTCAAGGCGATCGAGGCCGTGGTCGGCCTGCAGCTGCTGCCGGAGGACGTCTATTACATCACCGGCCTGCCGACCGAACTGCAGACCAGCGACGTGGTGATCATCGCCGCGGTGGCGCTGGCGATGGCGTTCATGGCCACGATCTATCCCGCCTGGCGCGCCGCGCGCACGGCTCCGGCGGAGGCGCTGCGCTATGAGTGA
- a CDS encoding succinate dehydrogenase assembly factor 2 has product MRELDQLFERYLDRAWRQAGEDERVVFLRLLETEDDKLWHWFMGNDAPTDADLAALVARIRSLPP; this is encoded by the coding sequence ATGCGCGAGCTCGACCAGTTGTTCGAGCGCTACCTCGATCGCGCCTGGCGCCAGGCCGGCGAGGACGAGCGCGTCGTTTTCCTACGTTTGCTGGAAACCGAGGACGATAAGCTCTGGCACTGGTTCATGGGCAACGACGCGCCGACCGATGCCGACCTCGCAGCGCTCGTCGCGCGCATCCGCTCCCTGCCTCCTTGA
- a CDS encoding succinate dehydrogenase iron-sulfur subunit, whose translation MAEFSLPKNSQIQKGRHWASPGAKQPRTFKVYRWNPDDGMNPRVDTYEVDMATCGPMVLDALIKIKNEIDPTLTFRRSCREGICGSCAMNIDGTNTLACTKAIGDCGKAEVPIYPLPHMPVVKDLVPDLTHFYAQYASIKPWLRTQSPAPSDRERLQSPQDRKKLDGLYECILCACCSTSCPSYWWNGDRYLGPAILLQAYRWIIDSRDEDTGARLDDLEDPFKLYRCHTIMNCARTCPKGLNPAQAIGEIKKLMLARRV comes from the coding sequence GTGGCTGAATTCTCACTACCCAAGAACTCGCAGATCCAGAAGGGACGCCACTGGGCGTCGCCGGGCGCCAAGCAGCCGCGCACCTTCAAGGTCTACCGCTGGAACCCCGACGACGGCATGAACCCGCGCGTGGACACCTACGAGGTGGACATGGCGACGTGCGGTCCGATGGTTCTGGACGCGCTGATCAAGATCAAGAACGAGATCGATCCGACCCTGACCTTCCGTCGTTCGTGCCGCGAGGGCATCTGCGGTTCGTGCGCGATGAACATCGACGGCACCAACACGCTGGCATGCACCAAGGCGATCGGCGATTGCGGCAAGGCCGAAGTGCCGATCTATCCGCTGCCGCACATGCCGGTGGTGAAGGACCTGGTGCCGGACCTGACCCACTTCTACGCCCAGTACGCTTCGATCAAGCCGTGGCTGCGCACGCAGAGTCCGGCGCCGTCCGATCGCGAGCGTTTGCAGTCGCCGCAGGACCGCAAGAAGCTCGACGGCCTGTACGAGTGCATCCTGTGCGCGTGCTGCTCGACCAGCTGCCCGAGCTACTGGTGGAACGGTGACCGTTACCTCGGCCCGGCGATCCTGTTGCAGGCCTACCGCTGGATCATCGACTCGCGTGACGAGGACACCGGTGCGCGCCTGGACGATCTGGAAGATCCGTTCAAGCTGTACCGCTGCCACACCATCATGAACTGCGCGCGTACCTGCCCGAAGGGCTTGAACCCGGCGCAGGCGATCGGCGAGATCAAGAAGCTGATGCTGGCCCGTCGCGTCTGA